A single genomic interval of Juglans regia cultivar Chandler chromosome 1, Walnut 2.0, whole genome shotgun sequence harbors:
- the LOC108999662 gene encoding uncharacterized protein LOC108999662, which yields MKKPGFFAASVAAASATAISASSSSSSSSSSSNCTQQEAEMKQNQENQRSSSSTEKFAPRFDGLRFIETLVTAHR from the exons atgaagaaaccaGGATTCTTTGCCGCCTCAGTGGCCGCAGCTTCTGCTACGGCCATCTctgcttcatcttcttcttcttcttcttcttcttcctccaactgTACTCAACag GAGGCTGAAATGaaacaaaaccaagaaaatcAAAGGTCATCATCTTCGACTGAGAAATTTGCTCCGAGGTTTGATGGTCTAAGATTCATTGAAACCCTGGTCACTGCCCACAGATAA
- the LOC108999653 gene encoding GPI-anchored protein LLG1-like, which translates to MASLNHFLCFSLFSFFLLSSLASSSTFLSNELLEFHGSTGRALLQTKKSCSVNFESQNYTILTSRCKGPQYTPEACCGAFKDFACPFADAINDLTTDCASTMFSYINLYGKYPPGLFANLCREGQLGLNCTNVEEPKGKSNRGQMAATQSTLVMITACLLILFFHWF; encoded by the exons ATGGCTTCTTTgaatcattttctttgtttctctctcttttccttcttcctccTGTCAAGCTTGGCCTCCTCTTCCACGTTTCTTTCCA ATGAATTACTTGAGTTTCATGGATCCACTGGCCGTGCCCTCCTTCAGACGAAAAAAT CTTGCAGTGTAAACTTTGAGTCTCAGAACTATACAATCCTCACCAGCCGGTGTAAAGGACCCCAATACACACCCGAGGCTTGTTGTGGTGCTTTCAAGGACTTTGCTTGCCCTTTTGCCGATGCAATTAATGACCTGACAACCGATTGCGCTTCAACCATGTTCAGCTACATCAACCTCTATGGAAAATACCCTCCGGGCCTGTTTGCAAACCTGTGCAGGGAAGGACAGCTTGGACTTAATTGCACCAATGTAGAGGAACCCAAAGGGAAGAGCAATAGAGGTCAGATGGCTGCTACACAGTCCACTTTGGTAATGATCACAGCTTGCTTGCTAATCTTATTCTTCCATTGGTTCTGA
- the LOC108999364 gene encoding CASP-like protein 1C3, whose amino-acid sequence MHIKLSSMAKTEWLCLLLVRLLALGATLSAAIVMATSHEKASFFALSFEAKYDNTPAFKYFVIAEAVASVYGFLVLFLPSKGPLWRLVIALDVVFTMLLTSSISAALAIAQVGKKGNSSAGWLPICDQVHKYCDQVKGALIAGFIGAIIYLLLLLYSIHNVLGPKVQ is encoded by the exons ATGCACATTAAGCTATCATCCATGGCAAAGACAGAGTGGCTATGCCTCCTTCTGGTACGGCTATTGGCGCTTGGTGCCACTCTTTCAGCCGCAATTGTCATGGCCACTAGCCATGAAAAAGCTAGTTTCTTTGCTCTATCCTTCGAGGCAAAGTACGACAACACGCCAGCTTTCAA GTATTTTGTGATCGCGGAAGCTGTTGCTAGTGTATATGGgtttttggttctttttcttccttcgaAGGGTCCGCTCTGGCGATTGGTCATTGCCCTGGATGTG GTTTTCACCATGTTGCTGACTTCAAGCATTTCAGCAGCCTTGGCAATAGCTCAGGTGGGTAAGAAAGGAAATTCTTCTGCAGGTTGGCTGCCCATTTGTGACCAAGTTCACAAGTACTGTGACCAAGTAAAAGGAGCTCTTATTGCTGGCTTCATTGGAGCCATTATTTATCTGTTGCTTCTTCTCTATTCCATCCACAATGTCTTGGGTCCCAAAGTCCAGTGA